One genomic segment of Centropristis striata isolate RG_2023a ecotype Rhode Island chromosome 13, C.striata_1.0, whole genome shotgun sequence includes these proteins:
- the LOC131983369 gene encoding alpha-2,8-sialyltransferase 8F-like yields the protein MRGQLLRSLYSLVFTFLCLGSLLTTLTWHMFDNNDDKPYRLPRHKKSPSELCKGCKKVINKVKERYSQNWKKQEDDYSKFRSELSSKCNGFDKAIITQANTPVGSKIVYDGARKSSIEVTPEIFSNFPKRHPFQNKTWDTCAVVGNGGILTDSDCGKMIDSAQFVIRCNLPPLQDDYVKDVGTKTDLVTANLSILKYKYRALMGRRRLFVESLRRYGDSLLLLSAFTSECQRAVYSIEDFKSPIRPVFLNPDYLHKLSVFWRSQGIKALRLSTGIMMTSLALELCANVHLYGFWPFSNHPQGLYALTNHYYDDAKVNARVHVMPVEFDLLLQLHSQGVLRLHLEDCRQDRFALYQRNTHLGRFEWH from the exons ATGAGGGGACAGCTTTTGAGATCACTCTACTCTTTGGTCTTCACTTTCTTGTGTCTGGGGAGCCTGCTGACCACTCTCACCTGGCACATGTTCGACAACAA TGATGACAAACCTTACAGACTGCCTCGTCACAAGAAAAGCCCTTCTGAGCTCTGTAAAGGCTGCAA gaaGGTCATCAACAAAGTAAAAGAGCGTTACTCTCAAAACTGGAAGAAGCAGGAGGACGATTATTCAAAGTTCAG ATCTGAGCTGAGCAGCAAGTGCAATGGATTTGACAAGGCCATCATTACCCAGGCCAACACTCCAGTGGGATCCAAGATTGTGTACGACGGAGCAAGGAAGAGTAGCATTGAGGTGACCCCGGAGATTTTCAGCAATTTCCCAAAG AGGCAtccgtttcaaaataaaacatgggaCACATGTGCTGTTGTTGGGAACGGAGGGATCCTGACCGACAGCGACTGTGGAAAGATGATCGATTCAGCTCAGTTTGTTATCAG GTGTAACCTTCCTCCTTTGCAAGACGATTATGTGAAAGATGTGGGCACCAAGACTGACCTCGTGACAGCAAACCTTAGCATCCTCAAATATAA GTACAGGGCTCTTATGGGACGTCGCCGTCTGTTTGTGGAGAGTCTGAGAAGATATGGTGACTCCCTGCTTCTCCTTTCTGCCTTCACTTCTGAGTGCCAGCGGGCTGTCTACAGTATTGAGGACTTTAAAAGCCCCATCCGGCCTGTCTTCTTAAACCCTGACTATCTCCATAAACTGTCCGTCTTCTGGCGCTCCCAAGGCATAAAAGCATTGCGGCTCAGCACCGGCATAATGATGACCAGCCTGGCACTGGAACTCTGTGCTAACGTGCATCTCTACGGTTTCTGGCCCTTCAGTAATCACCCACAAGGACTTTATGCCCTGACTAACCACTACTACGATGATGCAAAAGTTAATGCAAGAGTCCATGTCATGCCGGTTGAGTTTGACCTCTTGTTGCAGCTGCACAGTCAGGGGGTGCTCAGGCTTCACCTGGAAGATTGTCGGCAAG ATCGCTTCGCTCTGTACCAGAGAAACACTCATTTGGGTCGTTTTGAGTGGCACTGA